The DNA region AACGTGGTCTGCTGTGTGGGTGTGGGCGTGGGTGCGGCGCTGGTGGCCGCGGGTTCCGGTGTGGCGTCGCTCTTGGTCACCTTGGCGTCGTCGTCATTGCTGCCGCAGCTGGTAAGCGTGAGCAGGAGGGCCGCTCCGGTGGCGGCGAGGGTGAGTTTGGTGCGCATGGTCCCCCCAGGACGTTGCGTGATGAGGGGGACATCATCGGGCACTGGGTGGCGTGTTGGGGCGGATATGGCGAAGGCCCCGTCCGTGTGGGCGGGGCCTGGGGTTGTCGGCGGTGGGTGGGCACGCCGAACGCCCCTTGAGTGTTACACCGGGTGATCGCGTGCGTCAAGCGGCGTTGACAGTCGTGGCGGTGAGCTCGTTCAGGTCGACGAGGGTGCGGCCGGCGCGGTCGTGGCCGTGGTGGGTGAGCGTGCCGCGATGGAGTCGGACGCGGAGGGTGCCGGGCTTGATGCCGGTGGCGGCTGAGGCGGCGTACAGGTCGACGAGGAGCGGGGCCATGGGCCCATTGTGACGTGGGGAAGCCCCGGTCGTCGTGGTGACGGCCGGGGCTTCGGGTGTAGCTACAGCGGTCACTACTTCGACTTGGCGGCCTTCTCGGCGTCGCGGGCGGCCTGGCTCTTCTCGTTCTTCTTGGCGAGGTCGCCGATGCTGATGTTCTTGAGTGCCATGATCGTGGTCCTGTCTCGTGGTTGGGGATGGGTCCGGGGCCGGCCGTTCGCCTGGCAGTGATGCGGCCGGTCTCGGGGCTCGTCAGCTGCGGGTGAGGATGAGGACGATGTCGTCGGGCTTGAAGCCCTTGCCGCCGCAGTGGCCGATGACCATGGCTTCGGCTTCTCGGACGCTTTCGGCCTGGACGTTGCCGGCCCCTTCGGCTGCTTCGCCGTTCGGGGTGGTGCCGGTGGCGGTCCAGCGGTAGTTGGTCAGTGCCATGAGGTCCTCCTGTGTCGGTGCCGGACTGTCCGGCTCCCCTCGCCGCCCCTCTCACGCGGGCGGGTCGGGCAGGCGTCAGGCGCGGTCTACGGGCTGCTCTACAGCCCCTTCCGCTGGCTCTACGGCCCCCTTTCCGTCCGGCTGACCTGCGTCTATACCTCCGGAAGGGGTGTCTACGGGTGCGGGGGAGAGGAGGGCCTGGATGTCGGTGGCCTTGATGCCGCTGCGGCCGGTCTCGGTGGCGCTGATGCGCACGGTCTTGTGGATGGTGATGCCGCACTGGGTGAGGACCGCGCGGACCCGGGCGTCGTCCAGGTGGGCAGCGGCGGGGCGCGTCTGGAAGGCGTCGTACACCTCTCGGACGAAGACGGCGGGCCGGTCGCCGATGAGGTGCTGCACGCCGAGGAGGACCCTGCGCTTCAGCTCGTCCTCGGTCGGGGGAACGGGGCGGCCGGCGCGCCAGGCGCTGATGGCGTAGGCGCCGGCCGCGACGGCGAGGAGGCGGGGCTCCTCGTTCGCGGTGCGCCAGGCGGCCAGGGCGCCGAAGCCGAGCCCGGTGGCGCGGGCGGTGACGGTCTTCCCGCGGGTCGGGTGATCGGCGGCGACGGCCCAGGCCCGGAGGCGGGCCCACTGGGTGAGGTGCCCGCGGCTGAGGCGCCTGGGGTGGATGCGCTGGGCTGCCCACCGGGGCCGCCCGGTCCCGAACTCGGGGACGGGCGGCAGCTCGAGGGTGTCGGCCTCCGAGTCGATGGCCATCGGGTGGTCAGGCGTTGCCGGCGAAGGTGGCGATCATCGTGGCGAAGGTGCCGAATAGCTGGGCGACCATTCCGCCGACCTGCGTGCCGCTGAGCGACAGGCCGAGGCCGAGGCAAACGAAGCCGGGGGCGAGGTGGAGCTTCTTGGTCTTGTCGCCGTGCTTGAACATCCACCAGGCGATCCCGCTGAGCACGATGATCAGGAGGACGCTGATGGGGACGGAGCCGCTGGGCCCGCCAGCCGCTGCGGGTGCGGCGATGGTGTGCTGGCTGGCGGTGTCGATGGCGGCGATGAGCGACGTCTTCATGGGTCTGTCCCTTAGTACGAGAGGCCGACGATGGCGGCGGTGAGAAGGAGCGCGGCGAGGAGCGCACGGGAGAGCAGGCGGTGCGCACGGGATTCGCGCGGGAGCAGGCGCAGGAGGGCGGCACCGCCGAGGGCGGCGAAGAGGCCGTAGAACCCGAGGCCGTGATACGTGATCATGACCGCCGCCTGTCGACTACTGCGCGGCGGAGTTCGGTGGCGTCGCGGCGGGAGAGGCCGTATTCCTCCTGGAGCCGTGCGGTGGTCACCGGGCGGTTCGTCTCCCTGACCACCTGCCGGTTCAGCGCCCGCGCCTGTTTCCGCAGTTCGGCGGGGGTGACGGTCACCGGGACGGTGACCACGTTCCGGGGGTCGGCGGAGGGCACTGCGGTGGTTACCAGTGAGGCGGGAAGCTGGTCGCCGAGCGCCGCCCCGGCGGGCCAGGCGAGCGGCTTCCCCCCGGTCTCGATGGCGGGCCGGGTGACCACCTTGGCGGGTTCCGGGGTGACGCGGTCGATGGTCACCGTGGTGGTCACCTCGGTGGCGACGAGCGGCAGTGTCCGGACCCCGGCGGGTACCACCTCGGTCGAGGTGGGTGACCGCTTCTGCGGCCGGGCGATGACCGGGAGGGTGTGCACGCCCGCGGGAACGACCGGGGGCCGGCGGGGCGGGGTCCAGGTCACGGGGATGGTCATGGTGACCGGGGCGGGTTCGGGTCGGCTGGCCAGTGCGGTGTGGACCTGTCGCATCAGCGCACCGAACGCGATGAGCGCGGCCGTGGGCGGGACCGCGGCGACGACGTACTCCAGCGGTTCGGCGTTGATGCCGACGCCGGCCACGTTCAGGGCGATGGAGCCGAATGACCCGGTGGCTGCCAAGGCGATGGCCCAGCCGTCGATGCGGCCGCGGAGCGAGGCCCGGAGCATGAGCAGCTCCCCGGCGACGATGAACAAGTCCACGGTTGCGGGCCAGGCCCAGGCGCGGGCGCCGTTCAGGCCGTTTCCGTCGGCGACGTCATGCAGGTGCTCGTAGGAGAGCCAGAACGCGGCAGCCGTCAGGAGCACGGTGACGGCGGTGGCCCCGGCTGCGAGGCCCTGCGACGGGGTGGGGAGCTTCACTGGCCCTCCTCGGTGTGGAGGACGGCGAGCTGGAGTGCGAGTTCGCGCAGGGTGGTGGAGTAGCCGACGAGCGAGTTCGCCAGGGTTTCCAGCTCGACCGGGTCGAGGGAGACTCCGTTGCCGCCGAGCTCGACGTAGATCTTGATGCTGCGGTCGGCGTGTACGGCGAAGGGGTCCTGGACGAGCATGGCCGTGCCGAGCTCGGCCCCCTCATAGACGAGGGGGAAGGCTGTGCCGGTGTGCCCGGTGTCGCTGCGGTACTGCGGCCGTGCGCCGTCGTGACCAGTGCACCAGGCGGGCTCGGGGATGGTGATGTCGCCGTGGTCGAGGGTGGGCACCGTGACGGTGCGTCCGGCGCTCATCGGCTGGCCTCCGGCTTCTCGTAAGCGCGGTAGGCGATCGGGTACTCGGCGATCTTGCGGCGCAGGTAGGCGGCGTTCCACCCGTAGGCGTCCGGCTCTTCGGCCAGCGCAGCGCGGGCGACGATGACGGCGAGACCGGCCCGCCGGTCCAGGAGGTCCCGGTAGGCGTCCGCATCGCCGACGGTGTCCGGGTGCGGAAGGTCGATCGCCTCGACGACAGCTTCGAGGAGGGCGCGGAGCTCTTCGAGGGCGCTCATACCGTCCTCGCAGCCTGGAGGACGCGGAGCGCGTAGGCGTCGGCGGTCTCCCGGTCGTGGATGGGCGGGAGGGCGGCCTCGGCGCGCTCGGTGGCCTGCGTGGCAAGGTCGACCGGGATGCCGTCGCTGAGGACGTAGGCGGCGGTGCCGAGCAGCGACTTGAGGGTATCGGGGGTGAGGTGCTGGAACGGGTCCTCGGACTGCAGGGCGCTGGCCACGGCGGTGAGGATCTGTCCCGCAAGGGAGGGCGTGGCGAGGAGCTGCTGCAGCTCAAGGCCGAAGGCGTCGATGCTCATCGGGCACCGCCGGTGGGGCGGATGCTGCCGGTCGTGCCGTCCGCGGTGCGGATGGTGCTGACCGTGCGGGTGCCTGCACGGGTGAGGATGCCGACAGCGATCAGGTGCCGGGGGCTGGGGGGCGAAGAGGGGCATGCCCTCTGTTCCATGGCGTACGCCATGGGAATAGGGTGATTGTGGCTCATGAGGAGGGTCCGTCTCTCTCGTGGGCAAGTGCCGGGGCGCTGATACGCCTCGGTGCGTCAGGGGTCGGGCGACGCGGCCGCTCCCGGGTGTTCCACCACCTGGGGAGCTGTCGTCCGGCCCCGCTTCTATGTGGTTGTGGGGCCCTTCGGCCCGTTCTTCTTGATCGCCTTGTCGATCGCCTGCCAGCTCTTCCCTAGGTCCCGGGCTACGTCAGCCACGGTGCCAAGTTCGGCTACGCCGTCGAGCAAGGCGAGCGCTCGTCTTTTGGCGGACTCGGATACGAGGCGTTGGAGCTGTTCCACCAGCTCGTCCTCCGCGCGGACCCGGTCCCGCCAGGGGATGGCGTTCACGAGACCGACTCTATCCAACCCAGGGTTAGGTGCGCAAGCTCTACGCAGCATTTCCGGCCCGCGCGTCCTCATCGATCCACGCCTTCAACTGCGCCCAGGTATACGGCGGGTACCGCGTGTCACACCACTCGCAGCGCACAGCCTTCTCACCCGGCAGCAGCCGCAGCACGGCACCGCACAACGTGCCGGACGGGTCAATCGCCGGACACTGCCCGATCCGGGTTCCGCGGACCGCCTGCTTGTCCGGGTCGAGAATGCTCCGCGCGTTGTTCGCGAGCTCCCGGATCTCCTCGGCGAACGCGCCGGCCAACGGCCAGCTGATCGCGATCCACGGCAGCTGGTTCCGCAGCCCGGCCACCGCGGCAGCCAGCCGGGGCTCAACGGCGCCGACCGGAACGACCGGGGCCATGCCGCGCTCCTCCCGGACCAGACCCAGCCAGTCCTCGACGATGCCCACCATGCCGCCCGGGCCCCGGAGATCGAGGACGCTCTCGGAGACGGGCAGCGGGGCATGCACGGGCTTCGAACCGCGGCCCTGACCACCGGTGCTGCTCGGCGCGAGGAACGCCTGCAGTCCGTCGTACAGCGTCGGCAGGGACTCCAGCCGGACCAGGGTCGCCTTCGTGCAGCCGGGGCACAGCTGCCCGCCGGCCGCATCGTGCGTCTCACACAGCAGGCAAGCATTCACGGCGCTTCGGTCCTCTCGGTGCTGAGAGGCAGCGTGTACCGGAAGGTTGTGCCGCACTGGGTGCGAGCGAGCGTGCGCGCGGCCCGCTCAGCCTTCGCACGGGCCTGCGGCTCAGCACGGGCGAAGCCCGACTTCAGACCGACTCCGGCCATGTACACCTGCCACCACCAGGCACCGAAGAGCAGGTTCCCCAACCGGCTGGTGTGGTCGTGGTTGATCGTGATGCGAGCGTTTTGCATGAGCGGGCTCTCCTCTGCGGATGAGTGGTGACTGTGGCTGCAGATCAGAAGGGGGGCTCGTCCGAGTAGCTGGGCGCGGCGGCCGGAGCTGCCGACTGACCGCTGCCCCATCCGCCGGCCTGCTGCGGAGGTTGGGCCGCGGCCGGGGCTCCCGCGCCCTGCCCGCCACCAGCCGGGTTCTTCGTGACCTTCGCCGAGGCGCGGGCCAGGCTGACGCCGACCTCGTGGGCGTCGATCTCGTACACGGTGCGCTTCACCTGGTCGCGGTCCTCGTAGGACCGCTGCTTGAGCTGGCCCTGGACGATGACGCGCATGCCGCGGGTCATCGTCTCGGCTGCGTTCTCGGCGGCCTGCCGCCACACGGAGCAGGTGAGGAAGAGGCCTTCGCCGTCCTTCCACTCGTTGGTCTGCCGGTCGAAGACACGGGGGGTGGAGGCGATGCGGAACTTGGCAACGGCGGCGCCGGCCGGGGTAAAGCGCAGCTCGGGGTCGTCAACCAGGTTGCCGACGATGGTGATCACTGTCTCGCCTGCCATGGCGGGCTCCTTCAGGGCGAGGTGTTCCATCTGAAACACCTGGGAGGCTGGGTAGGTGGCCGGGCCCTAGACCCGCGGGCCCGGCCTAGTGATGCGGTGGGGCTGCGGTCAGCGGCCGATAAAGAGCTGCGGCAGCTTGTTGAGCTCCAACCACGACCGCTTGTAGGGCCCGGTCGGCAGCAGGGGAGCAATCTCGGCCGAGGGTCGGAGCTCGCCGCCGAAGTGCGCGCTGAACTCCGCGCGCAGGCCGGCGATCTGGTCTTCGTACAGGCCGCCGCTTCCCTGCCAGGCATTCAGAAATCGAGGTGTGGCGCTGCCGGTGAAGCTGACGCCCCAGAGGTTGAAGCGGGTGATGATCTCGGCCCGCCCCTTGCCTCGGCTCACTCGGAGACCAACCTCGTCACTCGCCTGCACCCCCTCGGCAATAAGCGCCATGGCGTACTCGCTGGCCAGCAATCCCCGGAGATTGGCGTGCTCGGGGGCGGGCACATGTGCGCGGTGCAGCTGGTCCCCTGCCTGCCAGACCACATGCAGGTGCTTGGGTGCGTCGTCACAGCGGTCGGGGTGATAGTTCACGAGGCCCCACGGGTCCCCGTGGACGCTTCCCGCGGCGTCGATGACGGGCCACTCGGCAAGCTGACGAAAGATCCCCTGCGTCATCTGCTTGGTGTCGACGGTGAGGGTGCGGATCTGCACGGTGCGCTTCGTGATGTTCGTGTTCTCGGGGGTGGGCTGGTCGGTCATCGAATCTCCTTGGTGAGTAGGTGGACTGTCAGGGGGACAGGGGGACAGGGGGGACACCGTTTGTCCCCCCCCTCTCTCGCGCGGTACGCGAGTCAAGAAAAAGTTGATCTTGATTTCTATTTGTGCAGGTCACAGACTTACTTGCGCTTGCAATAGTTGAGAAGCGAAACCAGTTGGAGCATTTTCCCGGAGGGAGAGGGGGGACAAAGCCTGTCCCCCCTTCAGATGTCCCCCCCTATGTCCCCCTTCAGGACGGGGGGACAGGGCCGGGCAGGAACCGCCCACCGTCCTCGATAACCCACTCGCGCACTACCGCGTAGGCGAACGCGTCAACGAGGTGCCGCTTGTCTCGCCCAGCGGTCCGAGAGCGCACCGTCTTGCGGGTCTGCGGCCCCTGTTCCCGTGCTGCCACCGCAAGGCGGGTAGCCAGCCGCTCGACTGCCCGGTCCGCCCGCGCGCCCTCGGCCACTTGCTTCGCGTGGTCGACGCGTACCTCTTCCTCGATACGGGCTGTCGTGCGCTGCTCCTGCTCCTGGCGGCGCTGTGCCTCGGCGTACCGCATGACGGCATCCCGCGTCGCGCACGACGCTGTCCAGAGGATCTGCGCCAACTGCCAGTCCTCGGTGCTGACGTGCCGTCGCCCGCAGAGAATCGCCAGCAGAGAAGCGAGCTTCACCTTCATGACTGGCGCCTGGGAGTCGAACGGGTTCATCTCCGAGGCATGCGCCAGGCCGCGGACCTTGGCGAGGTCGGCGGCGCGGAGTTCGGCCTTGATGGCGTCATCGAAGGTGACGAGGACGAAGCGGTCTGCCTCGTTTCCGGGCGGCGCCGCGGCGGCGGCCCGCCATGCGTGGAGTTCGCCGGGCCAGGCCGGCTGCTCGTCGGGGATCGACGGGTCGATGACTTGTACCCAGACGAATCGCTGCGGCGTCCCCTCGGCGACCTCGTCGAAGATGGGAGTCACGGTCTCCGGCTGGAAGCCGACCAGCAGGCCCAGGCTGTAGGAGCCGCTGGGGATGTACCTGCTGGTGTCCTTGCTGGCGTTGGTCTGCCCGAGAGTCTGGCCGACGGCAGCGCTTCGCAAGGTCTCGCCCAGGGTCGAGCCTGAGCGGTCCTTCATCAGCCGGGTGATCGTGGCGCCCTCGTCGACGTAGAAGAACGCGTTGTGCCGAACCTGCTTGCGGACGTTCACGGTCACGGGGGTCTCGGTGCCGCCGCGGGTCTTCCGTACCTCGCCGGTCTCCTCCTCGACGATGCCCATGAAGACCTCGGCGAGGCCTTCCCCGGAACCGAGCGGCAGACCGTCGCGGAAGTCCAGTCCCGGCGGGGCCGGCATCAGCCGGTCGGCGACCTCTACGCCGGTGGACTTGCCGATGCCGGACGGGCCGATGATCCCGCCGAACAGGTTCAGTGAGGCGTAACCGGCGATGCCGGTGTCGGCGCGGATGCGGTGCGACACCAGCGAGGAGAGCCGGGTGAGCACCGACAGTAGGGCGACATCGCCGGACCGGCTGCGTGAGTGCCCGGCTTGGCGGATGTGGGCCAGCTCGGGGCGGGCGGCGTAGAAATCCTCGGGCAGAAGCCCGGGAACGGTCTTGGGCTGCTGGTCGTCGGTGGGTGGGCGCTCGTGCTCAGGCTCGGGTTCTACCAGGGCGTCCCAGTCGTAATCGTGCGGAGGAGCCGGGACGGGATGAGACACCCGGGGCGGGCGGCACTTCTCCTTGACCTGCGAAAGGACCTGAACAGACAGGCTCTGCGCCGGGGCCGCGCACGGCTGGTCGTGAGCGGCGCGAAGGACGTCGCGGGCGGCCTCGCTCTCGTTGCCCCCGTAGTGAAGGTGCGCCCACAGGGTGGGGACGGTCAGCTTCCGGCCAGACGGCTGCTGTCCGGTCGGAAGACCGGACCGCTCGGACCAGTTCACGGCGACGTGGTCGTCGCAGATGAGGCTGTAGTCGCTCTCGGCCGAGCCCTCCGAGCTGGCCGGCCGCAGCCACTTGTCCCTCCCACCGGACGTCCCCCGGTAGGTCCACCCTGCTGGTTCGAGGATGTCCCGGAAGGTGAGGTTGGCGGCGAGGATGTCGAAGACGCTGCTGCCCCCGGTGCTCACGGCGCGGGCGCGCGGCGGCGGCACGGTGGCGCGGCCGATCCGGACGTCCTGCCGGGCGCGCTTCTCCGAGGCGGCCTTCTCCAGCGCCGCCCGCGCGGCAGGCTCCAGCTCGGCAACCAGCTCGAGCATGAGGGGCAGGGAGACCTGAGCCGTCGAGCCCGGGATGCTGCCTGTCGCCCGCTCCCGTCCGCCCTTCCGGTTCACGGTGCCGGGCACCCGCATCAGCCGGTCGAGGTTGCCGACCTGCGTGTCCCACGTGCAGCCGTGCCCGTAAGCGGCGGCGCCGAGGATGGTCTGCAAGCCGGCCGTCATGCTCTCGATACGGGCCCGGTCGTCGTCCGTGATGATGTGTGCCTGGTCGAGCATCCACATGGGGTTGAAGCCGCCGCCGGACAGCACCCAGCCACTCGGCTCCGGCAGCCCGGACGACGCCACGATCTCCCGCACGTGATCGGCGTCCAGGGGGTGCGGCATCTCGTCGGGGCCCGGCTTGTGGCCGACGTCGCCGAAGTCGCCGTCAGCCCACAGGAACGTGAGCCCGTGGGCCAGGTCTTTCCCGCCGCGCCCCTTCTCGGGATGCTCGCGGAGTGTGGTGACCTGGGCGTAAATGCCCTTCGGCCGACGGGCATCGAGCTGGATGACGTGCTGCACCGCAGCGGCGATGCCTGCCTTGTCGGTCGTGAAGCGTCGTCCGGCCCAGCCGTCGGCGTCGCTGCAGATGCTGAGCAGGCCGGGGACGTCCTGGTACTGGTGGGTCAGGGACGCGTGGACAAGGTTCTCGTCGATGGTCACCTGGGTCGGCGGGCGGTCGGTCACTGCTGCACCGCCGGGAAGTAGTAGGCGCCGGTCGGGCGGCCGACGCAGCGCGATGCGCGGGGGCAGAGGCGCGGCGCCGTGGCGAGGCCAGCGGGGTGGATGTGCTGGTGGTTGCAGAACGGGCAGTCCACGACGAGATGTACGCGCCGCTCGTTGTCCTGCGTGTCGCGGTAGGCGACGAGGTGGGCCGCGGCGGCGGCCATGCCGAGTCGGGCAGGGGGCGGCTGGACTTCCGCCTGGTCCTGCTCGGTGTTCTCCCTGAAGAGCGGGAGGACGGTGGTGTTCACGAACGTGCTCTCTTCTACGAGCGGGGCCGGTGGTGTTCGTGAGGCGCGTGCCGCCCGGGCTGGGAGTGCAGCCCGGGCGGCGGAGCGCTCCGTAGATCAACTGCCGGGCGTCCGTGTGGCGTTGAGCATCCGCTCGTGGTCCGCAGTCATGACGCGGAGGTGCCGCTGCACCTCGCTGGCGACGAAGGCCCAGCGGGTTCCGGCCGGGATGTGCACCTCGATGCGCTTGGCGGCGAGGAAGAAGCGGGAGGCGATTGCCTGGCCGAGGCCGCTCTCGCAGCGGAGGGCGTCCTCGCCGACGCGGACGATCGCGGTGTGGCAGTCGGTCGAGTGACGGGTCTGCTCGTACAGGTCTGCAGAGACTTCGGCCCTGTTGCTGTACGGGCGCGTGAGGTCCACCGTGACGACCAGCCGAACCTCGGGCACGGGCACCACCGCGGGGGGCTGCGCCGGGGCGGGGGCGTCCTGCCGTGCCGGGGCGGGGGCGAGGCGGAGGGGCCGTTCGACGGGCCACTGGCCGATGGTGTGATTGTTCATGCTGCCCGCTCCTTCTGGTCGGCCGGCTGGTGGAACGCAGCGCGGATGACTGCCCGCTGGTGGTCGGTGAGGGGCGGGGCCTGGTCGACGATGCGCCGGATGCGTGCCCAGTACGCGGCGTCGCCGTGAGTGGCCCCGGCCGGGCGGCCGAGGACACCCTCGGCCGCCGCGGTGGTGTGCGGTTGGGTTACCACCGCGTCGCCTCGGCCTTGTTAATGGCCTTCACTCGGGCGTCGACGTCGGCCATGCGTGTGGCCTTCACGGCCGGGGTGCCCGGGTGGTCTCCAGCCGAGGCTTCGGCGAGGTGGCCCCGCATGGCCCGAAGCTTCGGGAGGAAGGTCTCCAGACCGGCGATGAGCTGGTCGGTCTGGGCGACGTCGAGCTCGGTGGTGTCGAGTCCTGTGTCGACCCAGAGGCGGGTCTCGACACCGAACGCATCCGGGTCCTCGTTGTGCTGCACGACGCGCGCGCAGAGCAGCGTCTCCAGCGGACCACCTGGTGCCGCGTTGAGTCCCGGCACGGAGCACGTGACGTCGATGCTCGGCCCCTGGTGCCATCCGGGGTCGTTGCCAGCGGTGTGGTCGGTGACACACCAGTCCGGGCAGGCGGCCGGGCGGGCGGTGCGCGTCAGTTGCCGAAGGACGTCCGCCAAGAGGCTCGCGAGCCCCGCCTGCCCCAGCTCGGCGGCGATTGAGGGGACGCCGGCCGCGATGCGGGCGGCGACTGCTTCGCCCAACTCTGCAAAGGTGGGGCGGGCGGCCGGGGCTGGCTGGTTGAGGTTTGCCTGTCCCGGACGAGTGGAGTCTGCGATACTGGTCATCGAGCTTCCGATCTGCTTAGCGGTGGTTTCGAATTGCTCGACTGACAGCGCCTGGGTTGCCCCCCGGGCGCTGTTGTCGTTCGCGGCGCTATTTGCCGCCGCGCTGGTCACGCCGCTTCCTTGCTGTGCAGGTAGGGCTTAAGGAGGGCTGCCAGCTCGCTGAGTTCCAACACCACCGCGAGGCGGTGGAGGGACTCAATGGACAGCTGCTTCTGCCCGCGCTCGACCTTGGAGAGATAGCCCGGGTCGATGCCGGAGCGTTGTGCCGTGGTCCGCAGCGTCATGCCCTTCGCTGTGCGGACAGCCCGCAACGGCGACGAGCTACACACTGACGTTGATTCGGTGCGCATGAGTGCAGAGTAGGCGGACTGATGCCCGTGGGGCAAGCGTGAATCGTCATGCGTGTGCAGTGATCCTGCGTAGGCGTTGACTGCTGGTCTACAGTGGTAGGCATGGCAGAGCATGAGGGAAGCAGTAAGAAAGTCGTCCTTTTGACCGT from Streptomyces sp. B1I3 includes:
- a CDS encoding DUF2637 domain-containing protein → MKLPTPSQGLAAGATAVTVLLTAAAFWLSYEHLHDVADGNGLNGARAWAWPATVDLFIVAGELLMLRASLRGRIDGWAIALAATGSFGSIALNVAGVGINAEPLEYVVAAVPPTAALIAFGALMRQVHTALASRPEPAPVTMTIPVTWTPPRRPPVVPAGVHTLPVIARPQKRSPTSTEVVPAGVRTLPLVATEVTTTVTIDRVTPEPAKVVTRPAIETGGKPLAWPAGAALGDQLPASLVTTAVPSADPRNVVTVPVTVTPAELRKQARALNRQVVRETNRPVTTARLQEEYGLSRRDATELRRAVVDRRRS
- a CDS encoding single-stranded DNA-binding protein, producing the protein MAGETVITIVGNLVDDPELRFTPAGAAVAKFRIASTPRVFDRQTNEWKDGEGLFLTCSVWRQAAENAAETMTRGMRVIVQGQLKQRSYEDRDQVKRTVYEIDAHEVGVSLARASAKVTKNPAGGGQGAGAPAAAQPPQQAGGWGSGQSAAPAAAPSYSDEPPF
- a CDS encoding helix-turn-helix domain-containing protein, producing the protein MLCHAYHCRPAVNAYAGSLHTHDDSRLPHGHQSAYSALMRTESTSVCSSSPLRAVRTAKGMTLRTTAQRSGIDPGYLSKVERGQKQLSIESLHRLAVVLELSELAALLKPYLHSKEAA